A segment of the Lycium ferocissimum isolate CSIRO_LF1 chromosome 5, AGI_CSIRO_Lferr_CH_V1, whole genome shotgun sequence genome:
GGGGGAGAAGATCTATAGTTAATCAGACAAAACAAATTGCAAGAATCATGtacgacattcaaaattctgcgAAATATACTATACTAATATGTAgtaatatactatatataacaacatgattataataaaagaaaaccaGAAAAAGGTACAAAGTGCTCACAAAATTCTATAGTCTTTTTGCCTGCAGACTTATACTAAGGAACCCCCCAGACAGGGCCACATGTAGAGCACCACCATAAACAACAAGTTGCAGAAATGGCCGTGGACATTTCCCATGTGACCACAACTCCCTATTTTCCACATATACCCTTCATGTTAAACCTAATTTACATCACAGAACATGCATTGGGGTTCTCATCACTAAACATTTGTGGAGGTGGAGGATATGCAGCATACATTTCATGTGCATATCTTTGAGGGTAAACCTGATAGTTCTGCTGTGGGTAATAGTGGTAAAGCTCATGCCTTCTCATTTCGAATTTTGGATCTTCTTGAACAACTTCCTCTTTACCACCAGCAGTTTCTTCAGCACCACCACCGGCTGCAGCGGCACCGCCACCCTCCGCCTTTTTGTCTCCTTCCTCGCCTTTTTTGGCGGCTTTTTCACCTTCCTCGGCTTTCTTCTCTTCATTTCCTTCTTTGggtttttcctcttctttcttctctggtTCTACTTTAACTATAACTGCCCTTTTGCCTGTTCTTTTGCTTACATAATCCACCAGTTGTGTTGCCTCAAAAACCCCTTTTACTGTCACTTGTGAGTTCTTCAAGTCTGGTTCTGCACTCTCCACAccttcaaaaaattaaagattttaaaACTTCGATGGTGTCACTTTCCAAAGcctatttttcaaatttgaatgCCAAGTTGACAGATTCTAAAGATCCTCAATTGGTTTATCAAATGGATGTGATTAGTTGTTGAcagaatgtgtttgaattgactTCAAATTAAAGAGAATATAAAGAAATGATTACATTATTCTAAAATTAAAGACTGCAGGGATTGTGAAAGGTCCAGAGAATATAAGAATCCTTAAAATACTGAATGCTTATTATAGAGATCCGAAAAAGGTTAAAGAGGaacaaaaaagagaataaaaaattataatcagAAAAATAATTAGTTGCAGCAAATGAATCAAAAAGTTCATAGTACTAATCAATAATACAACCCAAAATGGGAAGAAAAAAATCATACCTTTCATTTTTTGTATACGCCTTTTGATTTCTTGAGCACAAGCCTCACAATGCATGTGAACTTTCAGAACTACTATAATCACTTGAGGGGGCTGCAGTAACAAATCAGAAATATCATATTCATGAACTTACCTTAAAAACAAACAAACCCCAGAAAGGGAAAAGACTAAAGAGGAAAACTAAAAAAGCAATcataaaaagaaacaaaaactcGCGTGACAatccaaaacaaaaacaaaaaaatgaagattaaattaattaattaaacaaacctcctcttttttctcttcGGGTTTAACAACTTCTTTCACGTCTTCCGGCTTCTTTGGTTCTTCAGCTGGTGGTTTTGGGATCGGAGAAAGAAGCTCAACTTGACGGTGGCTCTTTTTTTGCACTCTTTCTAGAACCTTCATTGGATCTGCTTTTTCACCTTTCACCACTACCTTATGTGTCTTGCAGTCAGTCAAAACATCCTCAACTCCTGCACAAAAACATTCAAATAGCTccaaatttacttatttttcaagaaaaacatccTCAACTCACAAAACATTCGAATAGCTCCAAAtacttctttttcaagaagaacaagataaTCAACTCCCATAAGGTGGGGTCTGGAGAAGATTGATTGTACACATACATTACCCTACCTCCCCTACCTTGAAGATAtagaggttgtttctgatagaccctagGCTatatttttacttctttttcaaTAACCCAAACACCCCACAAAAAAAACTgtcttttcaagaaaattaatgaATCTGCATACCTTGAAAGCCTTTAAGGGATTTACGGACTTTACGAGCACAACCTTCACAATGCATGTAAACTCTCAAGATAATTTCTTGAGGCGGTGGTGGAGGAGCATCTTTGCATTCTTCAGTTTTCTTTTCATCTGCCTTTTGATCACCGCTTGGTTTTTCACCTTTTGGAGGAGCCTCCTCTTTCTTCTCTTCCTCAGTTTTTTTCACTTCTTCTGTAGGTTTCTTCTCTTCCTAAACAAAAACCAGAAATCTCAAACAACaacacaaaagaagaaaagaaatgaaaaagaagagagggtAGAAAGCAAAGCAAACCTCGCCCATTGAAGTTCTTGGATAAGCTTTGCAAGAGAGACTCAACTCACAACTCAGAATGgtgctttgttttgttttctctctcttttgtttttgtttttgtttttctgaGTGTACTAGTAGTGTTGTGGTGTTATTCTCAAGAAAGGGTTCATTAGCATGGGCTAGTGATGACCATACAGATCTACGAGGCACTCACTCACTCGGTTTGGCTTACTCTATATCGTCATCTAAGCACAACTGACCTGGCTTTTATATAGGTGGCACGTGCGACGCACATGTGGCTAATGTTGCTACTTAAGTATACTATATAGTTTTGGCACTGTTCCAGAACATTACAGCGTTTCTATTTTGGTGCTGTGTGTAGTTACGTGTTCTTTCTTCTCACAACAATCACCCATCATTTACCCTTCATCAATCTTTTGTGTACGTCATACAGTAGCCCATAATAGCAGtggattttgattttttacccTTTCATTTTCTAGCTGTATACTTGTATCTCTGATGGAAttggaattttcatattttttggagaaaaagatTAAATTTGTACTTCCTTATTAATTATTAGTCGCCACGGAGGTAGGGGTAAGCTGTACATCATATTATCCTCAAACCCACTTATgaattatactgggtatgttgttcttgtt
Coding sequences within it:
- the LOC132056233 gene encoding heavy metal-associated isoprenylated plant protein 7-like; the protein is MGEEEKKPTEEVKKTEEEKKEEAPPKGEKPSGDQKADEKKTEECKDAPPPPPQEIILRVYMHCEGCARKVRKSLKGFQGVEDVLTDCKTHKVVVKGEKADPMKVLERVQKKSHRQVELLSPIPKPPAEEPKKPEDVKEVVKPEEKKEEPPQVIIVVLKVHMHCEACAQEIKRRIQKMKGVESAEPDLKNSQVTVKGVFEATQLVDYVSKRTGKRAVIVKVEPEKKEEEKPKEGNEEKKAEEGEKAAKKGEEGDKKAEGGGAAAAGGGAEETAGGKEEVVQEDPKFEMRRHELYHYYPQQNYQVYPQRYAHEMYAAYPPPPQMFSDENPNACSVM